GAAAGTAAGCTTTACACCCTCGGGTGTCAACGGTCCGCTGACCGGAGGCCCGTGCGGGACGAGGCAACGTGGCCGCACGGTCGCCATGACCATCAGCTGGGCGCCGGGCCCGGCGCCCAGCTGATGCGGTGGGTGGAGTGCTACCAGCTACCGCCCCAGACGGCTCGCGTTCCCACGGGGCAGGTCAGGCGGAAGTCCCACTGGCCCGAGAAGGTCTCCGGGAACAGGTGGCGGCCGTCCGTGCAGTCCACGTACACGTGGTACGAGGTGCCGTTGCACGTCATGAAGAAGTTGCGGCCCCCGTCCGTGCGGCCGTTCCAGCAGGTCGCGGCCAGTTCACGCTCGGTGGAGCTCGAGGCGCGCTGGATCGGGGTGTTCCCCGCGATCGGCGCCAGGCCGGCGGTGCTGGTCTTGCTCTGGCCGTCGGTGCTGGTCGCCTGGGCTTCGGCGGTGTTGGGCACCGGGTCCGCGCCGGCTGGTGCGGCGAGGCCTGCGATCGCGGTGACGGCGATCGATGCGGCCACTGCGGCGTTCCTCAGGAACGTCACGTTCTCCTCCGAGTGGTGGATGTTGCGGTAGGTACGGGATCTTTCCCGGCCTTTCGGTGACATCGTGGATGATTGCCGCGTCTATGGGGAGTTGGGGTCACTTCGGGGGCGTGCGGGCAGAAACGTCGCCAACAGGGCATGTGTGTCCATGTGGTTGCTGTGCGCTCCCGCGAACGTGTGGTCAGCATCGGCGCGTTGTTCCTCCGGAGGAGGTACGGAGCTGAAGCCGCGCCAGGCATCTTCCGGCTGCTGGCCGGGGGGTGAGCGCCGCTCTCGGCGAACGCCGCGGTCTCCACGACGTTCAGGAACGTGGCGTTCGCGCGGCTGATGAGGACCTGATCGGGGATTCCCGTGGTGTCCGGGCGGGCCGTGTCCCCCCCCCCCCCCGAAAGGTGAGTCCCGCTTCTGCCGGAATCGTCTCCGTGGGGGGGAGGCCCGTATCGCTGTGCGTGCGGGCCTCCCCCCGCGTCAGTTGTCGTTGCCCGGCAGCGCTATCAGGGACTTCTGGCGGCGTTCGGTCTCGGTGCCCTTGTTTTCCGAGACGTAACCCGCCGAGAGGTAGAGGGACTTGCCGTGGGCGGCCGGGTAGGGGTCGGAGCCTATCCAGGCCTTGGTGGGGGTGGGGCGGTAGGTGCGGACGGTCTTGCGGGATCCCGTCGTCGGGTCGAAGCGGACCAGGGTGGCCGGGTCGTGGATGTTGCCGGCCGAGTAGGCAAGGATGTCGTCGGTGTCCGACGTCGCCACCAGGTGGAACGTCTGCAGGTAGCCCGTCGCGCGCTGGTCCCACAGGCGCTTTCCGGTGGTCAGGGACCAGGCGATCAGCTGGTTGTTGTCGTCGGAGTCCTTCTCGTCGCGGTCCGTCTCCATGACCAGCTTGTCGCCCGCGATCCGGACGTCCGGGGCCGGGGCGCTGCCGTCGCCGCGCGTGAGGCCGTAGCGGCGCTTGGGGGTGCCTTCGAGGCGGGTACGGAGTTTGCCGTTGTCGTCGAGGACGCTCACGCGCATGCCCTCGTAGGGCCGCTCGGGGTCGTCGACGACGATCGGGGAGGTCGCAAGGACCTGTCCCTGCCCGCCGTATGCGCCGAGGCGGTACTTCCACTTCGCGTGGCCGGTGGCCGGGTCGACCGCGGCGAGGTACGTGCCCGGGTCCTTGCTGCCGAGGAGGCAGTGCTGGATGCGCAGGAGCTGCTTGCCTCCCGTGTAACCGTCGCCCCGGCAGGTGTCCTTGGCGTCGTCGTCCTCGTACAGGCCCTTGTCGTCGTCCTTCCACAGCTGCTTGCCGTCGCTCACCCGGAAGGCGGTGGTGACGTGGTCGTTCGCGGAGACGACCACCACGTCGCCGCTGCGGGCGATCCGGGGGCTGCCGGAGGGAGCCCACTCGTCGGAGCCGGTGGAGTGCTCCCACAGCGTCTTGCCCGACGTCAGGTCGACGGCGTAGAAGGTGTGGCACGCCTGCCCGGCGCCGCGGGCGAGGACCGCGATGCCCGCCGTGGAGTCCGTCGACGCCTGGCACAGGACGCTGCCCGAACCGGGGGTGGGGGCCTCCCACCGCTGTCCGCCGGTCTTCGGGTCCAGGCCCACGAGGCGGTTCGGCAGGGCCTTGACCACGGTCTTGTCGGTGAACCACACGCCACGGATCATCCTGGGGTGGTCGAGCCCCGACCTGGTGTACGGCAGGCTCCACGACACCGTCGCCCGGCTTCCGCCGGAGCCGCCCTTGCCGGATCCGTCCTTCGTTCCGTCCCCCGGCAGCAGCATCCAGACGCCCGCTCCCAGCGCGACGACGAGGACCAGTCCGACGGCCACCGCCAGGGCGATCAGCCCCTTGCGCGGCGGCACTCTCGGTATACCGGATATGCCTGGGGCGCCCGGCGTGTACATGGGCGGCGGGACCTGGCCTGTTCCGTGGGGAAGTGGCGCGTAGGCAGGTGCCGCTCCGTAGGGAGGCGCTGCTCCGTAGGGAGGTGCTGCTCCGTAGGGAGGTGCCGCCCCGTACGCCGGTGCTGCTCCGTGCCCGGGCGCTGTTCCGTGCCCGGGCGCTGTTCCGTGCCCGGGTGCTGTTCCGTACGTCGGCCCCGTTCCGTACGCCGGTGCCGCTCCGTACTGCGGCGGCGTGGCTCCGTGCTGCGGCGGCGCCGGTGCCTGGCCCGGTGCCCCAGCAGGTGCCGGCCCCGATGCCGGTGCCGGTGCCGATGCCGGCGGCGTCGACGGCGGCATCGGCGGTCGCGTCGCTTCCGGCGGCGCGATGACGAAGTCGTCCTCGCCGTTCTCGTTCAAGGGCTCGCCCATTCGGCCTCGAATCTCCTTCTCTCCCTCGTAAGGGACTAGTCATACCAAGTCGGATTCCCCGGCGGCCCGCCGGGCGGGGTGCGGGCGCCGGGAGCAGGGTGAGGTGCGAGAGGTGAGGGTGTGTCAGGTGCGGCGTGACGGGCCCGGTTACGACGCGTTCCTGCGCATCGGTGCGAGCAGTGTCAGGTGGGCGCCGGAGCGGGCACCCGAGCGGGCACCCGCGCGGGTGCCGGAACGGCCGTCGCGGCGGCCGCTGGTGGTGCGGTAGACGTCGACGGGGCCGGCGGGACGCCAGTGTTCGCCGAGCCGCTTGGCGGTGTACATCGCCTCGTCCGCGCCCCGGAGCAGGTCCGAGAGGGCGGCGCCGGGCCGGTGGCTGGTGCGGCAGATGCCTATGGAGGCGCGCGGGGAGAGGGTGACGCTGCCGGTCTCCAGCGGCGCCGAGAGACGGGCGGAGAGGCTGTACGTCAGCTCGGAGTCCAGGTCGGCGTCCGGCGCGAGGCGCACCACGGCGGTGAACTCGTCGCCGCCCAGCCTTGCCGCGAATCCGCCCCGCTCCCGGCACCAGACGGACAGGCGCCGTCCGACCGCCGCGATGACCTGGTCGCCGATGTCGTGCCCGTGCGTGTCGTTGATCTGCTTGAAGCCGTTGAGGTCGAGCAGCAGGACTGCTGCGTGCGGCCGCTTCACCGCCCGCTGCGCCCGGCTGGTGAACTCCTCGCGGCACATGAGGCCGGTGAGCGGGTCGGTGCGGGCGGTGCGCAGGCGGCGGACGAGGAAGAGGGCGTGGGCGGCCCATCCGATGGTGGGGGCGGCGATCGGTAAGGCCTGGAGCACGAGGTTCATCGGACACCTTCCGGAACAGAGAGGTGGCCCGCCGCTTCCCTCGCCGTGGGCGACGTGAGTGCGCGTCGAGACGCGAGTACGCCGTCGCGGTGG
The window above is part of the Streptomyces roseifaciens genome. Proteins encoded here:
- a CDS encoding PQQ-binding-like beta-propeller repeat protein — translated: MPPRKGLIALAVAVGLVLVVALGAGVWMLLPGDGTKDGSGKGGSGGSRATVSWSLPYTRSGLDHPRMIRGVWFTDKTVVKALPNRLVGLDPKTGGQRWEAPTPGSGSVLCQASTDSTAGIAVLARGAGQACHTFYAVDLTSGKTLWEHSTGSDEWAPSGSPRIARSGDVVVVSANDHVTTAFRVSDGKQLWKDDDKGLYEDDDAKDTCRGDGYTGGKQLLRIQHCLLGSKDPGTYLAAVDPATGHAKWKYRLGAYGGQGQVLATSPIVVDDPERPYEGMRVSVLDDNGKLRTRLEGTPKRRYGLTRGDGSAPAPDVRIAGDKLVMETDRDEKDSDDNNQLIAWSLTTGKRLWDQRATGYLQTFHLVATSDTDDILAYSAGNIHDPATLVRFDPTTGSRKTVRTYRPTPTKAWIGSDPYPAAHGKSLYLSAGYVSENKGTETERRQKSLIALPGNDN
- a CDS encoding GGDEF domain-containing protein, giving the protein MNLVLQALPIAAPTIGWAAHALFLVRRLRTARTDPLTGLMCREEFTSRAQRAVKRPHAAVLLLDLNGFKQINDTHGHDIGDQVIAAVGRRLSVWCRERGGFAARLGGDEFTAVVRLAPDADLDSELTYSLSARLSAPLETGSVTLSPRASIGICRTSHRPGAALSDLLRGADEAMYTAKRLGEHWRPAGPVDVYRTTSGRRDGRSGTRAGARSGARSGAHLTLLAPMRRNAS